Below is a window of Lentimicrobium sp. L6 DNA.
ATATCCAATTCCCTAATTCCAGTTCTCATTAACTTATCTCCCCATAAAAAATAACTTGACCCGAGATTTATCCTGAAAATGAGACTGACTTTTTCCTTACAGTTACTAAGGCCAATATTAGCTTTAAAATTAAAAGAGGTGTGGTTAAGAGCTTGACCCTTTTACAAGGAGGACGAAAAATGCGGGGCAAGAAGATTGAATAGTAAAGCTATTTCTACAAAAATAAAATCCATGATAAGTAAAACTCAGAAGTTTTGGGATAAGCAAGCTAAAAGATATGATGATAACGAGAGGCAATTCGATCCTGTGTTCAAAGAAATAATCTTAGGAACTAAAAACCATCTTTCAGCTAATGACAAGGTTCTGGATTTTGGCTGTGCTACTGGGACCAAAACAATAGCCCTTGCTGAGTCTGTAAAACATATTCATGGACTTGACACTTCAAGTGAAATGATAAATGAGGCGAATAAAAAGATTATTGGCGGTCATTTGAAAAATATAAGTTTTGCACAAGGAGATGTATTTGATAACGGTTTTAAGATGGCTTCATTTGATAAAATCATATCTTATGGAGTTATTCACCTGCTAAATGATAGTAATAAAACAATTGGTAGAATACATAATCTATTAAAAAGAGATGGATTGTTTATCTCTTCTACAGCCTGTTTGGAAAGTAAGATGGCCTTTAAAAATAGCTTAGAATTTAAAGCATTTCGCTTGATTAAGAACTTAGGTTTTTTTCCTTTGCATTTAAATATGTTTACTCCTGAAAAAGTAGAGCGTTTATTGACTAATCAAGGTTTTGAGATAATTAAAGCAGAAACCATATTTCATGGGATAACGATTAGCTTTATTATTGCAAGAAAGTGGGATAAAGACTGATAGAAAGCACTTGGCTCAATAATATATATGACGACATTCATTAGAAATATTTGGAATATGAAAAATATTAAAATTGCTTTATTGAGTCTGCTTTTTCTTGTATTCTTGACCAGTTGTTTAAGGCTAGGAACAAAAGATAAGACAGCTGAAAATCAAATTATCTATTCGCAATCCGATTCGGATTTAAGAAAATCTGATTCCATTCAGAACATCCTTACTAAAGTAGTAAATGATGGTCAAGCACCCGGAATGATTGCTGCCATCATCTCAGGCGAAGGGGTCATTGCCATAGCTTCTGCCGGTGAGCGTAAAGCGGGTTCTGGTATTGCGTTTACTGCTAATGACGTGGTGCATCTAGGTTCATGTGGAAAGGCAATGACTGCTACCATGATAGCCACTTTGGTAGCAGAAGGAAAGCTCAGTTGGGACATGAAATTGATAGAAGCTATTCCTGATCTAAAAAATAATATTCATCCTGATCTTAAGAATACTACACTTTGGCAATTACTAACTCATCGTGCCGGTATCCAAAATGATCCAATTGACTGGTACGCATATGCCGATATGGATATCAAAGAAAGACGATTTTCAATATTGAAGGATAACATAAAACTTGCTCCAGCATACACTGACGGAGAATTCCATTATTCTAATTTCGGTTACGTAGTTGCTGCTTGTATGGCAGAGCAAATAACGGGCTTAAGCTGGGAAACTTTAATGAGAGAGCGTTTATTTGGACCGCTTGGTATGACAACTGCCGGATTTGGTGATCCTGTTAAAAATAAGTCAATAGACCAACCATGGGGGCATAAGAAATCATGGCTTCAAAACAAATGGAAACCCAGTAGAGATTATTATGGGGAAGTTTTAAGTCCTGCCGGTCGGGTGCATTGCAGTGTAGAGGACTGGGCTAAATTCATTTCACTTCAATTACCTGGGGAAAACACTTTTCTTGATAGAATAATTCTAAATAAATTGATAGAACCTAATGGTGTTTATGCAGGCGGGTGGGTTGTATTCCAAGAGACTGAACAACCATGGGCAAAAGGAATAGTGCTAGTACATGGAGGAAGTAATGAGATATGGTATGCTGCAGTTATGGTAGCCCCTAATTTGGATAGAGCTTATGTTATCGTTACGAATTCGTGTGATTTTGGACTTACTGATCGTGTTTGCGTTGAAATGACCAACAAGATAGCGAAAATGGATCAAGTATTGTTTTAAAGAATATTCCATTAGGGATGTATATCGTTAAAGCTGAGTGTGATGGCTCAAGTAAAACGCTAAAAACTATGGTCAATTAAAATAGTACTGATTGCTTTTGGTTTCTTGTGCTTTGGAACAAGCTTTCTTAAACGCCAATTACCACCCGTTTAATCACAATTTATTAAATGCTTTAAAATACATCTGTTTATTACCCTCCTCATCAGGGCAAACGCATACTTTTAATTTGTCCACAGATTTCCGCAAATTAACACAGATTGCAAACAAAGTTCAGCTTTGCTATACTCTCTTTGTAGAAATAATCCGTGAAAACTTGTGGAATTAGTGGACAGCTTTTTCTTTTTTTAATTTAATCGTTGATTTTTTAATTAAAACTGAAAGTATGAGTTTGCCCTGCCCTCCTCATGACCAAATACCATTTCTTTCATAAGGATTAAAAGCCTTTCATTAAAATTCTATTAGGTGTATGTCTTATGTATAGGGAAGGGGCTGGGTATGAACACAGAATGTGTAATATCGATTACTAATTAAAATATGCCTTAATTATGTTTTGGCATTAAATCCGAGTATAGTTCTAGACAAGCTAATGTGAAAGCGAAATAGCTTAAGGCGCATTATTACATACCTTTGGTATAAAACACTATCTATCCTTTCTGAAGAGATGAAAATTGATTTATATTTACCAAAATTCCTATTTAGGCCAATTGGGGCTTGGCTAGGGTAGAAATTAATATCAAAATATTAGAATATATACGGACACACGATATGGACAAACTAAATGGAAAATGGTTAGGATCTTATTCTTTTGATCCTGAATTTGGACAGGACAACAAAGTATTTAACTTTGAACTTACACTTCAGGTTGATGATGAGGATGATATCTCCGGAGAAATCAAAGATATTTCTGATGACAACCAATCTCCAGGAATTGCTAAAGTGACTGGATTTGTTGATGACAACGAAATTAGTTTTATCAAACAATATCCAGCATTATTTCTAAGAAACGATGTTGGTGAAATCATTATAGATAAAAGTAAAGAGCATCCAGAGATTCACTATCATGGAGTTATTTCAGAGGATTCCATGGAAGGGGAGTGGGATATGGAAGCTGGTGTATTGTTTAAAGTAGGAGAGTTTCATTCTCAGTTGATTTCAGGGAAATGGAAAATAGAGAAATTAAAATAACTTAGAGGGTTTTACAATTAATTAATTCGATTTAGTTAAGTTACTCAAGCTTCGAATATTGTTTAAACTATTGTAAATAAATCAGATATGAAGCCTTGAAAATCGGATGTTATTGTCTGTTAAGATATCCATTTTCATTATGTATTAACTTTGTGAAACTTGGCGTATTCTTTGAGAAACTTCGTGGAATAGCTATTTCGCTGGGAGACACAAAGAAGTCTCAAAGTTCCACTAAGAAGAGAAAACTAGTAAAATAATGAATTACAAACAATTATTTATTGCCAGCAAGTTTCGAAACTTTAGTTAAGTAATATGTGAACACCTCAAATATGAATTTAAAATATACAAAATGAAAAAAATAATCTGGAATAGTCTATTTCTAGTTTCGCTGATTTTATGGGGCTGCAATAGCTCATCAGAAGAAGCTCATAAAAATGATAGCACTAAACAAAATGATATCAACCATTTAGAAGAGGGTTTAAATTTCGCCATGCAAACACAAAAAGTATTGGCTAAAAACCTGATAAATGAAATCAATATCAAAGGAACAGTAGGGGCTGTAACTTTCTGTTCTGCTAAAGCTTATCCCTTAACCGACAGTATGGCCATCGCTTTAGATGTTCAATTAAAAAGAGTCTCAGACCAAGCCAGAAATCCGAATAATAAGGCAAACCCACAAGAGGCAGCATATATTGCAAAATCAAAAGAGTTTCTGAAAAAGGGAGAAATGGTAAAACCCAAAATGACTGAAATTAATGGAAGAATGGTGGGCTATTATCCCATCATAACCAATCAACTTTGTTTGCAATGTCATGGAAGCCAGGGCGCAGAACTTAAACCAGAAACCCTTTTGCAAATTGCAGGTTTATATCCAAATGATAAAGCCATCAATTACAACATAAACGAACTAAGAGGAATTTGGGTAGTGGAAATGAATAAAAAATAGTAATAAGGTTCCGTAAAAATAAGAAGAACAAGACTTATCAATTAAACAAAACAAATGAATCAAAAAGAATAATCAGAGTTAACAGATGAAGAACTCTTAGTAAAAGCAAAAAAAATGAAATCGAACTCCATTATAAATGCTGTGTAATTGGCTTTATGGTGGGAGTTATCTTCTACAGTTTAGTGAAAAGTACTTGGGGACTTGTTACTTTGTTCCATTATTTTTAATCTACAAACTAGTGAATCAATCCAATGATGATAAAGCTATGAAAGAAGTTCTAAAAGAGCGGGATTTATTATAAGTCTTGATTTTCAGTTTGAGATTCTTGCTATACTTTTGTGTCCCATATTGAGATATCTAAACCTTAAATATTTAAAAAAGCAAAATGACATGAATAAAATAACACTAATCGTACTACTTGCTTTTATTGGAATTGGTCTTCAGGCTCAGGACACTTTAATTGCCAAAAGCTTTTTCAAAAAAAGAGATTTTGGTCAATATTTTTATTCTGACAGATATGCTCCAATTACTAATGTGGGAATTGGGGCTATGGCTTTATTCGATACCTACGATATTGGATTAGAAAGAAATGGAGTAGTGCCCGTTGCAGAGCCCATCCTTGGAGCTCAATTACCCATTTACTATTTTAAAGATGAATCCAAACGATGGTCATTGTCCATACCAATTTCATTTTCGGTTTGGTTCGATTTTACCGAAGAAAGAACCTCCCCAATTTTAAATACCGATTACCGATTTGCTCTATTAGAACTCAATTATACCCAAATACTAGAAGATTCTAAGATTAATAATATCGGTTTGCGTTTTATCCCATTTTTTCATGAAAGCACACATATTGGTGATGAATTAATTATATCAAAAATACGAGATTCTATTCCTGTTTCAAGAATAAATGTTTCCTATGAAACCTTCGAGCTAGCTTTCATCATTAACGATGCTTTTGGTCAAAAGGTAAAAAATCATTCCGCTAGGTTAGGAGCTAAATTTCTTTGGAACCCTCAAAAGGGATATTATACAGCCGATTCATTAGAAATATCAAAATCTATAGAAATCCCCTCCTCAAGTAGGTGGATAGAGCCCTATTTACAATACCAATATCAAAACCCCGATTCATGGCTTTCCAATAATAAGATGATGTTTATTTTCTCCCAGGATTTCTATTTAAGAGTCCGCTATGGTTATGGTAGCTACTTCACCAACGAATCGGAGGAAGTTGTTTTTAGGGAAATTGGCGAAGCTTATCAATTATGTAGTACTACCATGTTGGGATGGAAATTCTATAACTACAAAAAAGAATTATCAAACTCAGGAGTATTCTTTAAAATCTACATCGGACTCAATCCCCACGGTCAATTCAGAAACATCCCCAAATACCCATGGGTTGGACTAAACTGGGTTTATGATATTTAGGGGGGGGGCTTGATTTTAAAAGGAATTATAATCTACAAGTTGTTTTACAGATAGAGGGTCAGGGCCATAATTATTAGCATCCTCTTCTATACACCCCAAATAAACAAATGAAACTGTCAAAAGAATCAAATTAATAATTTATTAAAATTTAAAATGATGGATAAAGCACTTCAAACAATGATTAATAATATGCCGGAAAAGACTGGCAAATCTTTAGAAGAATGGAAATTACTACTACAGGAAAAATCATTTGAAAAACATACAGAAGGTGTAAAATACTTAAAAGCGGAATTTAATATCACTCATGGCTTCGCAAATACTATTGTAACACTTTCGAAAGATGATAAGGGTTCTGAAGAAAGCCTTGTGGAGAATCAATATCAAGGGAAAGAAAGTTTATTACCGATTTATAATGAACTCATTGCTTACATTAATACGCTGGGTAAAGATATTACAATCACACCAAAAAAAGGAAGCGTAAGTATCATTCGAAAAAGACAATTTGGTTTAATAAAACCGGCCACTAAAACAAGAATTGATTTAGGCTTTAAAATAAAAGACAAGCCAATAAGCGGTAGGCTTGAAAACTCAGGGCCCTTTGGAACCATGTGTACACACAGAGTGAAATTGTCAAATAAGGATGATGTTAATCAAGAATTAAAAGATTGGATTAAAGAAGCCTACGAAAAGTCAAAATAAGAGGCTGTAATTATTACAATACAACTCGTCCATCTATTTTAACCACTACCAACCACCGTATCTTTTCAATTAATAAAGCAAATCTCAATTTCTAGTATCCTATAGCCAAAGCGGAATGATTACCCTCCTCATATCCAAAAGCCATTTCCTTCAAAAGCATAAAAGCTGCCAACAATACCGGGTGGAGGAGTGGGATAGGAGCAGGCTATCTATTTAGTATGAGTATAAATTACATAAATCATTACCTATCCTTATTATGATATAAATATTTGAGTTATTTTTACCAAACTTACGTATAACTACCCCATTTGGGGTAGTTATGTGGAAGAAACTTACGTATATAAACAAGTTGTACGCCATATAACCAGCGACCTGCATGAAAATTAAATATATCATATTGATTCTGATTTTTGGATTAATTGGCTTTGGATTGATTTCCTATTTTAAGCCATTTGAACCAATTGATAAGTCTGTTTCAATTGAGAAGATTGAAGTAATTAAGCATAAACGGAGGCTTGATTTGATTTCTAATAATCAGATAATAAAATCATATAAAATTTCACTCGGACGAGTTCCAAAAGGACATAAAGAATACGAGGGTGATAAAAAGACACCAGAAGGATTATATATAATCAATGATAAAAACCCCAATAGTGGATATCACAAGAATTTGGGGATTTCTTACCCAAATGAACATGATAAAAAATATGCTGAGTCGATTGGCAAAAGTCCAGGCGGATTGATTAAAATCCATGGAATTAGAAACGGATTTGGTTGGATAGGTAGATTTCATTTAATATTTGACTGGACTTTAGGTTGCATTGCAATGATCGACCAAGAGATTGATGAATTTTATGAAAACGTAAATATTGGTACACCGATAGAGATAAAACCATGAATTTAAAAACCAAAAACATATTGATACGGATTTGCTATGTCTTTCCATTTTTGCTATTTGCATATACAATTGTAGAGGACTTACTTTTACTTGACAAGCAATTTAGACAAGTTGAAATTATGGTTGTAAGTGCAACTGCAATCTTCTTATATCAGTCGATTAGAAATTCTATAATTGGTTGGGTTTTAGCTATGATTCTTTATTTGGTTTTTTTATATTTTATTGC
It encodes the following:
- a CDS encoding class I SAM-dependent methyltransferase, producing MISKTQKFWDKQAKRYDDNERQFDPVFKEIILGTKNHLSANDKVLDFGCATGTKTIALAESVKHIHGLDTSSEMINEANKKIIGGHLKNISFAQGDVFDNGFKMASFDKIISYGVIHLLNDSNKTIGRIHNLLKRDGLFISSTACLESKMAFKNSLEFKAFRLIKNLGFFPLHLNMFTPEKVERLLTNQGFEIIKAETIFHGITISFIIARKWDKD
- a CDS encoding serine hydrolase, yielding MKNIKIALLSLLFLVFLTSCLRLGTKDKTAENQIIYSQSDSDLRKSDSIQNILTKVVNDGQAPGMIAAIISGEGVIAIASAGERKAGSGIAFTANDVVHLGSCGKAMTATMIATLVAEGKLSWDMKLIEAIPDLKNNIHPDLKNTTLWQLLTHRAGIQNDPIDWYAYADMDIKERRFSILKDNIKLAPAYTDGEFHYSNFGYVVAACMAEQITGLSWETLMRERLFGPLGMTTAGFGDPVKNKSIDQPWGHKKSWLQNKWKPSRDYYGEVLSPAGRVHCSVEDWAKFISLQLPGENTFLDRIILNKLIEPNGVYAGGWVVFQETEQPWAKGIVLVHGGSNEIWYAAVMVAPNLDRAYVIVTNSCDFGLTDRVCVEMTNKIAKMDQVLF
- a CDS encoding DUF3365 domain-containing protein — its product is MKKIIWNSLFLVSLILWGCNSSSEEAHKNDSTKQNDINHLEEGLNFAMQTQKVLAKNLINEINIKGTVGAVTFCSAKAYPLTDSMAIALDVQLKRVSDQARNPNNKANPQEAAYIAKSKEFLKKGEMVKPKMTEINGRMVGYYPIITNQLCLQCHGSQGAELKPETLLQIAGLYPNDKAINYNINELRGIWVVEMNKK
- a CDS encoding DUF1207 domain-containing protein, whose amino-acid sequence is MNKITLIVLLAFIGIGLQAQDTLIAKSFFKKRDFGQYFYSDRYAPITNVGIGAMALFDTYDIGLERNGVVPVAEPILGAQLPIYYFKDESKRWSLSIPISFSVWFDFTEERTSPILNTDYRFALLELNYTQILEDSKINNIGLRFIPFFHESTHIGDELIISKIRDSIPVSRINVSYETFELAFIINDAFGQKVKNHSARLGAKFLWNPQKGYYTADSLEISKSIEIPSSSRWIEPYLQYQYQNPDSWLSNNKMMFIFSQDFYLRVRYGYGSYFTNESEEVVFREIGEAYQLCSTTMLGWKFYNYKKELSNSGVFFKIYIGLNPHGQFRNIPKYPWVGLNWVYDI
- a CDS encoding DUF4287 domain-containing protein, whose translation is MDKALQTMINNMPEKTGKSLEEWKLLLQEKSFEKHTEGVKYLKAEFNITHGFANTIVTLSKDDKGSEESLVENQYQGKESLLPIYNELIAYINTLGKDITITPKKGSVSIIRKRQFGLIKPATKTRIDLGFKIKDKPISGRLENSGPFGTMCTHRVKLSNKDDVNQELKDWIKEAYEKSK
- a CDS encoding murein L,D-transpeptidase family protein produces the protein MKIKYIILILIFGLIGFGLISYFKPFEPIDKSVSIEKIEVIKHKRRLDLISNNQIIKSYKISLGRVPKGHKEYEGDKKTPEGLYIINDKNPNSGYHKNLGISYPNEHDKKYAESIGKSPGGLIKIHGIRNGFGWIGRFHLIFDWTLGCIAMIDQEIDEFYENVNIGTPIEIKP